In a single window of the Streptomyces cinnabarinus genome:
- a CDS encoding serine/threonine-protein kinase: protein MARKIGSRYTAHQILGRGSAGTVWLGEGPEGPVAIKLLREDLASDQELVGRFVQERTALLGLEHPHVVSVRDLVVDGNDLALVMDLVRGTDLRTRLDRDKRLAPEAAVAIVADVADGLAAAHAAGVVHRDVKPENVLLDMQGPLGPGGAHPALLTDFGVAKLIDSPKRTRATKIIGTPDYLAPEIVEGLPPRASVDIYALATVLYELLAGFTPFGGGHPGAVLRRHVTETVAPLPGIPDELWQLIVQCLAKGPASRLRASELGARLRELLPLVAGMPPLDVDEPDTEPVEEESAPSEPAPAGPARRGAVPLVPGAKPADSNRDTHTSMRVPGPDELAGGARGTARVPRAAGAPRPGSARHRAATRRRRVAVGVAAVALLAAAGVGTWAATSGDDADATPQDTKNSAPASP from the coding sequence TTGGCACGGAAGATCGGCAGCCGGTACACCGCCCATCAGATCCTGGGGCGGGGCAGCGCCGGCACGGTGTGGCTGGGCGAGGGTCCCGAGGGGCCCGTCGCCATCAAGCTGCTGCGCGAGGACCTCGCCTCCGACCAGGAGCTCGTCGGACGCTTCGTGCAGGAGCGGACGGCGCTGCTCGGTCTGGAGCACCCCCATGTGGTGTCGGTCCGCGACCTCGTCGTCGACGGCAACGACCTCGCGCTGGTCATGGACCTGGTCCGTGGCACCGATCTGCGGACCCGGCTCGACCGCGACAAGCGGCTGGCGCCGGAGGCCGCGGTGGCGATCGTGGCGGACGTGGCCGACGGACTGGCCGCCGCGCACGCCGCGGGGGTCGTGCACCGGGATGTGAAGCCGGAGAACGTCCTGCTGGACATGCAGGGGCCGCTGGGCCCCGGGGGCGCGCATCCGGCGCTGCTGACGGACTTCGGGGTCGCGAAGCTGATCGACTCCCCGAAGCGGACCCGGGCCACGAAGATCATCGGCACCCCGGACTATCTGGCGCCGGAGATCGTGGAGGGGCTGCCGCCGCGCGCGTCGGTGGACATCTACGCGCTGGCGACCGTGCTGTACGAGCTGCTGGCGGGCTTCACCCCCTTCGGCGGGGGCCACCCCGGAGCCGTGCTGCGCCGCCATGTGACCGAGACGGTCGCGCCGCTGCCCGGTATCCCGGACGAGCTGTGGCAGCTGATCGTGCAGTGCCTGGCGAAGGGCCCGGCGTCCCGGCTGCGGGCGTCGGAGCTGGGGGCGCGGCTGCGGGAGCTGCTGCCGCTGGTGGCGGGGATGCCGCCGCTGGACGTGGACGAGCCGGACACCGAGCCGGTTGAGGAGGAGAGCGCGCCGTCCGAGCCCGCGCCGGCCGGTCCGGCGCGGCGGGGGGCGGTGCCGCTCGTGCCGGGGGCGAAGCCCGCGGACTCCAACCGGGACACCCATACGTCGATGCGGGTGCCGGGGCCCGACGAGCTGGCCGGGGGCGCGCGGGGGACCGCGCGGGTGCCGCGGGCGGCGGGGGCGCCGCGGCCGGGCTCGGCGCGGCATCGTGCGGCGACGCGTCGGCGGCGGGTGGCGGTGGGGGTGGCCGCGGTGGCGCTGCTCGCCGCGGCGGGGGTCGGGACGTGGGCGGCCACCTCGGGGGACGACGCGGACGCGACTCCTCAGGACACGAAGAACTCGGCGCCCGCTTCTCCGTGA
- a CDS encoding serine/threonine-protein kinase — translation MRPVGSKYLLEEPLGRGATGTVWRARQRETAGAEAAVPGQPGETVAIKVLKEELASDADIVMRFLRERSVLLRLTHPNIVRVRDLVVEGELLALVMDLIDGPDLHRYLRENGPLTPVAASLLTAQIADALAASHADGVVHRDLKPANVLLQQNGGQMHPMLTDFGIARLADSPGLTRTHEFVGTPAYVAPESAEGRPQTSAVDIYGAGILLYELVTGRPPFSGGSALEVLHQHLSAEPRRPSTVPDPLWTVIEHCLSKNPDRRPSAENLARGLRVVAEGIGVHANSAQIAAAEGVAALLLPDPAPATVPGSADPTQMLPHGAGSFDPNAATSVMPHTGGPNGAADPTAVLPNRGAADPTAVMPPVPPGQPGGAPEDPHPWQNQLRAARDRNEQTQVQYLDPNEDPLRRRPQRQVARPQQQPQRRPQPQAGYGYPQQGQPQQYAPQQQPRPQQQPRPQQPQPQRYAPPPQPQQPQREPRQPRQRGANPMKIPGLGCLKGCLFTLVILFVAGWLVWELSPLQGWIGTGKGYWEQLTDLFTTVTGWIGDLGETTSGQ, via the coding sequence GTGCGGCCAGTCGGCAGCAAGTACCTGCTCGAGGAGCCGCTCGGACGCGGCGCCACGGGCACCGTCTGGCGAGCGCGCCAGCGTGAGACCGCGGGCGCCGAGGCGGCCGTGCCCGGCCAGCCCGGCGAGACCGTCGCGATCAAGGTCCTCAAGGAGGAGCTGGCCAGCGACGCCGACATCGTCATGCGGTTCCTCAGGGAGCGGTCCGTCCTGCTCCGCCTGACCCACCCGAACATCGTCCGGGTCCGTGACCTGGTCGTCGAGGGTGAGCTGCTGGCCCTGGTCATGGACCTGATCGACGGCCCCGACCTGCACCGCTACCTGCGCGAGAACGGTCCCCTCACCCCGGTCGCCGCATCCCTGCTCACCGCGCAGATCGCCGACGCGCTGGCCGCCAGCCACGCCGACGGCGTCGTCCACCGCGACCTGAAGCCCGCCAACGTCCTGCTCCAGCAGAACGGCGGCCAGATGCACCCGATGCTCACCGACTTCGGCATCGCCCGCCTCGCCGACTCCCCGGGCCTGACCCGCACCCATGAGTTCGTCGGCACGCCCGCGTATGTCGCGCCCGAGTCCGCCGAGGGCCGCCCGCAGACCTCCGCCGTCGACATCTACGGCGCAGGCATCCTGCTGTACGAGCTGGTCACCGGCCGTCCGCCGTTTTCCGGCGGCTCCGCCCTCGAAGTCCTGCACCAGCATCTGAGCGCCGAGCCGCGCCGCCCCTCCACCGTCCCCGACCCGCTGTGGACGGTCATAGAGCACTGCCTGTCCAAGAACCCGGACCGGCGGCCCAGCGCCGAGAACCTCGCGCGGGGCCTCAGGGTCGTCGCCGAGGGCATCGGGGTGCACGCGAACTCCGCGCAGATCGCCGCCGCCGAGGGTGTCGCCGCGCTGCTCCTGCCCGACCCGGCGCCCGCGACCGTGCCGGGCTCGGCCGACCCCACGCAGATGCTGCCGCACGGCGCCGGCTCCTTCGACCCGAACGCCGCGACCAGCGTCATGCCGCACACCGGGGGCCCGAACGGCGCCGCCGACCCCACCGCCGTACTGCCGAACCGGGGCGCGGCCGATCCGACCGCGGTCATGCCGCCGGTGCCGCCGGGGCAGCCCGGTGGCGCGCCGGAGGATCCGCACCCCTGGCAGAACCAGCTGCGGGCGGCGCGCGACCGCAACGAGCAGACGCAGGTCCAGTACCTCGACCCCAACGAGGACCCGCTGCGCCGCCGCCCCCAGCGGCAGGTCGCCCGGCCGCAGCAGCAGCCGCAGCGCCGGCCCCAGCCGCAGGCGGGCTACGGCTATCCGCAGCAGGGCCAGCCGCAGCAGTACGCCCCGCAGCAGCAGCCGCGGCCCCAGCAGCAGCCGCGGCCCCAGCAGCCACAGCCGCAGCGGTACGCGCCGCCGCCGCAGCCCCAGCAGCCGCAGCGCGAGCCCCGGCAGCCGCGGCAGCGCGGCGCCAACCCGATGAAGATCCCCGGTCTCGGCTGCCTGAAGGGCTGTCTGTTCACGCTCGTCATCCTGTTCGTGGCGGGCTGGCTGGTGTGGGAACTGAGCCCGCTCCAGGGCTGGATCGGCACCGGCAAGGGCTACTGGGAACAGCTGACCGACTTGTTCACCACGGTGACGGGCTGGATCGGTGACCTGGGCGAGACCACCTCGGGTCAGTAG
- a CDS encoding FHA domain-containing protein, whose amino-acid sequence MQIRLTVVDPLGPLPATARATSRDVLVTAPAGTALAAVASALASAVSADGGTSRAGESERGSGPVVVFAGAERLDSARCTLGEPPLIDGAVLSLGAPAEPEAHPEVDDAPTQLQVVAGPDAGGVHLLHGGQIHVGRSADADVPLDDPDVSRLHCAVTVATDGRVSIADLGSTNGTTVDGARIGTRPVRFAPGALLRIGESALRLAPAGGPGARVPTVPDGEGHIRLSGAPARVRSPQDPHGETRHAYGSAAWGASSATPGAQEHGPVEPPVVPEQGGAPRIESGATPGAGVPGPRGGDTHGAGFPAGARGSGDRGSDGHTGRSTPASGDRGSDARARGGSHGGHGTDAHADAPGDDGSHAGARKGTPLHGTDVPQGVRKRGGLGAWARRLAGGRGEQGPPGRETYDDQGAEALAQPVSDTAHRSPETWPDPAALLLTALGPGPRLWERGPEHSEALTVRLGTADRAAPDGSGLLPAVPVTADLREAGSLGLAGPRARLAGLARAVISQLAALHSPDALEIVLLSADRARPLEERTAEWAWLGWLPHLRPAHGQDCRLLLAHDREQATARTQELLRRLDDHPEPPAAPTSDTRRPSWAQDDPAEFPARHVSRPQGTSAESPTRHPSRPQDDPTESSTRHPARPHGTPADRFPGPYTVVVVDGDPGGADVREAVARLATDGPRAGVHVVCLAETPPASPASPVTDTYRAACAAAPAFRSCGAVALLSGDVATALRLMRVARGSGAEAGHAEPAPVGPGTVATVDAVSLPWAERFARALAPLRPDAVAGDRQPRVSAPLPQAARLLDELGLARATPASLMTRWADAADDTEALGGRAHAVLGAGPRGPVAADLAADGPHLLIEGPAGSGRTELLRALVASLAAAERPDRLTMVLMDGRDTTGAGGGGNGGDGLRVCTDVPHVTTHLTANDPVRMREFAQSLSAELKRRAELLGRSHFSEWHASRLVSGRMVTQRTAASPGTNRSGAADLDAPPSSTLRLRPAASSRRTEAAPPLPRLVVVVDDLDALVSPALGSPGRPAAGSVIRALEAVAREGERLGVHLVAATGADGRTAGSEPARLATLRVALDAPAPGPDEPAPGRGRLSWADGRATAFQGGRVTGRIPRTATLRPTVVPLEWHRMGDPPARRPVRELGNGPTDLALLASALERAAKEVSAAAVPSLL is encoded by the coding sequence ATGCAGATCCGGCTGACCGTCGTAGACCCGCTGGGCCCGCTCCCCGCCACCGCCCGCGCCACGAGCCGCGACGTCCTGGTCACGGCACCCGCCGGTACGGCCCTGGCCGCGGTGGCGTCGGCCCTCGCCTCGGCGGTCTCGGCGGACGGCGGCACCTCCCGCGCGGGCGAGTCCGAGCGCGGCAGCGGCCCCGTGGTGGTGTTCGCGGGCGCGGAGCGGCTCGACAGCGCGCGCTGCACCCTGGGCGAGCCGCCGCTGATCGACGGCGCGGTGCTCTCGCTGGGCGCCCCCGCCGAACCCGAGGCGCATCCCGAGGTCGACGACGCCCCGACCCAGCTCCAGGTGGTGGCCGGGCCCGACGCGGGCGGCGTCCATCTTCTGCACGGCGGGCAGATCCATGTCGGCCGCTCCGCCGACGCCGACGTCCCGCTCGACGACCCGGACGTCTCCCGGCTGCACTGCGCGGTGACGGTCGCCACCGACGGCCGTGTCTCCATCGCCGACCTGGGCTCCACCAACGGCACGACGGTGGACGGCGCCCGCATCGGCACCCGGCCGGTCCGCTTCGCCCCGGGCGCCCTCCTGCGCATCGGCGAGTCCGCCCTGCGCCTGGCCCCGGCGGGCGGCCCGGGGGCCCGGGTACCGACGGTGCCCGACGGCGAGGGTCACATCCGTCTCTCGGGCGCCCCCGCGCGCGTGCGGTCCCCGCAGGACCCCCACGGGGAGACCCGGCACGCCTACGGCTCGGCCGCCTGGGGCGCCTCCTCGGCCACCCCGGGGGCCCAGGAGCACGGCCCGGTCGAACCGCCGGTGGTGCCCGAACAGGGCGGGGCGCCCCGGATCGAGAGCGGTGCGACCCCGGGTGCCGGGGTGCCCGGTCCGCGGGGCGGGGACACCCACGGCGCCGGATTCCCGGCGGGTGCGCGAGGCTCCGGCGACCGCGGGTCCGACGGGCACACCGGGCGCAGTACGCCCGCTTCCGGCGACCGCGGGTCCGACGCCCGCGCGCGTGGCGGCTCTCACGGCGGCCACGGGACGGACGCCCACGCCGATGCCCCCGGCGACGACGGCTCGCACGCCGGCGCCCGCAAAGGCACCCCGCTCCACGGCACCGACGTCCCGCAGGGCGTGCGCAAGCGCGGGGGCCTCGGGGCCTGGGCGCGGCGGCTGGCGGGCGGCCGCGGTGAGCAGGGCCCGCCCGGCCGGGAGACCTACGACGACCAGGGCGCCGAAGCCCTCGCCCAGCCCGTCTCCGACACCGCCCACCGCTCCCCGGAGACCTGGCCGGACCCCGCCGCCCTCCTGCTGACCGCCCTCGGCCCCGGCCCCCGTCTCTGGGAGCGCGGGCCGGAACACTCCGAGGCGCTCACTGTGCGGCTCGGCACCGCCGACCGCGCGGCACCCGACGGCTCCGGGCTGCTGCCCGCCGTACCCGTGACCGCCGATCTGCGCGAGGCGGGCTCCCTCGGCCTCGCGGGCCCGCGTGCGCGGCTGGCCGGGCTGGCCCGCGCGGTGATCTCCCAGCTCGCCGCCCTGCATTCGCCGGACGCTCTGGAGATCGTGCTGCTGAGCGCGGACCGCGCACGCCCGCTGGAGGAGCGCACCGCCGAGTGGGCGTGGCTCGGCTGGCTCCCGCATCTGCGCCCGGCCCACGGCCAGGACTGCCGCCTCCTGCTGGCGCACGACCGGGAACAGGCGACGGCCCGCACCCAGGAGCTGCTCCGACGACTGGACGACCACCCCGAGCCTCCGGCGGCGCCCACGTCAGACACCCGCCGCCCCTCCTGGGCCCAGGACGACCCGGCGGAGTTCCCCGCGCGGCACGTTTCCCGGCCCCAGGGCACCTCGGCCGAGTCCCCGACCCGGCACCCTTCGCGCCCCCAGGACGACCCGACGGAATCCTCCACCCGGCACCCCGCCCGACCCCACGGCACCCCGGCCGACCGCTTCCCGGGTCCCTACACCGTCGTCGTCGTGGACGGCGACCCCGGTGGGGCCGATGTCCGGGAGGCTGTCGCGCGGCTGGCGACGGACGGTCCGCGGGCCGGGGTCCATGTGGTGTGCCTCGCCGAGACACCGCCCGCCTCCCCCGCCTCTCCGGTCACCGACACATACCGGGCGGCCTGCGCGGCGGCACCGGCCTTCCGGAGCTGCGGCGCGGTCGCCCTGCTGAGCGGCGACGTGGCGACCGCGCTGCGGCTGATGCGGGTCGCCCGCGGCTCCGGAGCCGAGGCCGGCCATGCCGAGCCGGCGCCCGTCGGCCCCGGCACCGTCGCCACGGTGGACGCCGTGTCGCTGCCCTGGGCCGAGCGGTTCGCCCGCGCACTGGCGCCGCTGCGGCCGGATGCCGTCGCCGGGGACCGGCAGCCGCGGGTGTCCGCGCCGCTGCCCCAAGCCGCCCGGCTGCTGGACGAGTTGGGGCTGGCCCGGGCCACCCCCGCCTCCCTGATGACGCGTTGGGCGGACGCGGCCGACGACACCGAGGCGCTCGGCGGACGCGCCCATGCCGTACTCGGCGCCGGTCCGCGCGGCCCGGTCGCCGCCGACCTCGCGGCCGACGGACCGCATCTGCTGATCGAGGGCCCCGCGGGCAGCGGACGCACCGAACTGCTGCGGGCCCTGGTCGCCTCGCTCGCCGCCGCCGAGCGGCCGGACCGGCTGACCATGGTCCTGATGGACGGCCGGGACACCACCGGCGCGGGCGGCGGCGGCAACGGCGGTGACGGACTGCGGGTGTGCACCGATGTCCCGCATGTCACCACCCACCTCACCGCCAACGACCCCGTCCGGATGCGGGAGTTCGCCCAGTCCCTGAGCGCCGAGCTGAAGCGCCGCGCCGAACTGCTGGGCCGCTCCCACTTCAGCGAGTGGCACGCGAGCCGACTGGTGTCCGGCCGCATGGTCACCCAGCGAACGGCCGCCTCTCCCGGCACCAACCGGTCCGGCGCCGCTGACCTCGACGCCCCGCCCAGCTCTACCCTGCGCCTGCGCCCGGCCGCGTCCAGCCGCCGGACGGAGGCGGCGCCGCCGCTGCCCCGGCTCGTCGTGGTCGTGGACGACCTGGATGCCCTGGTCTCCCCCGCGTTGGGCTCCCCGGGCAGGCCCGCCGCCGGCTCGGTCATACGCGCGCTGGAGGCGGTGGCCCGGGAGGGCGAGCGGCTCGGCGTGCACCTGGTGGCGGCCACCGGCGCGGACGGCCGTACGGCCGGGTCGGAGCCCGCGCGGCTGGCCACCCTGCGCGTCGCCCTGGACGCCCCGGCCCCCGGGCCGGACGAACCGGCGCCCGGACGCGGCCGGTTGAGCTGGGCGGACGGCCGGGCGACCGCCTTCCAGGGCGGCCGGGTCACGGGCCGGATCCCCCGCACCGCGACGCTCCGCCCCACGGTCGTCCCGCTGGAGTGGCACCGCATGGGCGACCCCCCGGCCCGCCGCCCGGTCCGCGAACTCGGCAACGGCCCGACCGATCTGGCCCTCCTGGCCAGCGCGTTGGAGCGAGCGGCCAAGGAGGTCTCGGCCGCCGCGGTGCCCTCGCTGCTCTGA
- a CDS encoding ABC transporter substrate-binding protein, translating to MRSNRTIRIAMATVGALALALTGCGGDDDNGDGGDGGKETGAGSTVQLPKLDGQTLEVAAVWTGPEQDNFTKVLDEFEKRTGAKVNFVPTGNNTSTFLGTKIEGGQPPDVAFLPQVGVLHQFAEKGWVKPLGADTQAQLDKNFSTGWKELGAFEGKQYGVYVKAANKSLIWYNTAAFEAAGLTEEPKTWKDFLATAQTLSDAGSPAVSIGGADGWTLTDWFENIYLSQAGPEKYDQLAQHEIKWTDPSVKDALTTLAELWGKDELIAGGRSGALQTEFPKSVTQTFSGDTPAAMVFEGDFVTANINADTDAEVGTDAKVFPFPAVGSESPVVSGGDVAVALKDGEGAQALMTFLASTDAAEIWAAQGGFLSPNQEMDQGTYKDDVTRGIAEALIAAGDDFRFDMSDQAPAAFGGTQGVGEWKQLQDFLKNPSDVAGAQQKLEADAAKAYKTG from the coding sequence ATGCGCAGCAATCGCACGATCCGGATCGCCATGGCAACCGTCGGCGCGCTCGCGCTGGCGCTCACCGGCTGTGGCGGAGACGACGACAACGGCGACGGCGGAGACGGCGGCAAGGAAACCGGTGCCGGCTCCACCGTCCAACTCCCCAAGCTCGACGGGCAGACGCTCGAGGTCGCGGCCGTCTGGACCGGCCCCGAGCAGGACAACTTCACCAAGGTGCTGGACGAGTTCGAGAAACGCACCGGCGCCAAAGTGAACTTCGTGCCCACCGGCAACAACACCTCCACCTTCCTCGGCACCAAGATCGAGGGCGGCCAGCCGCCGGACGTGGCGTTCCTGCCGCAGGTCGGCGTGTTGCACCAGTTCGCCGAGAAGGGCTGGGTCAAGCCCCTCGGCGCCGACACCCAGGCCCAGCTGGACAAGAACTTCTCCACCGGCTGGAAGGAACTGGGCGCCTTCGAGGGCAAGCAGTACGGCGTCTATGTGAAGGCCGCCAACAAGTCCCTCATCTGGTACAACACCGCCGCCTTCGAGGCCGCCGGGCTCACCGAGGAGCCGAAGACCTGGAAGGACTTCCTGGCCACCGCCCAGACGCTGTCGGACGCGGGTTCCCCGGCCGTCTCCATCGGCGGCGCGGACGGCTGGACCCTCACCGACTGGTTCGAGAACATCTATCTCTCGCAGGCCGGCCCGGAGAAGTACGACCAGCTGGCCCAGCACGAGATCAAGTGGACCGACCCCTCGGTCAAGGACGCCCTGACCACGCTCGCCGAGCTGTGGGGCAAGGACGAGCTGATCGCGGGCGGCCGTTCGGGCGCGCTCCAGACGGAGTTCCCGAAGTCGGTGACCCAGACCTTCTCCGGTGACACCCCGGCCGCGATGGTCTTCGAGGGCGACTTCGTCACCGCGAACATCAACGCCGACACCGACGCCGAGGTCGGCACGGACGCCAAGGTCTTCCCGTTCCCGGCGGTCGGCTCCGAGTCGCCCGTGGTCAGCGGCGGCGATGTCGCCGTGGCGCTGAAGGACGGCGAGGGCGCGCAGGCCCTGATGACGTTCCTGGCCTCGACCGACGCGGCCGAGATCTGGGCGGCGCAGGGCGGCTTCCTCTCCCCCAACCAGGAGATGGACCAGGGGACGTACAAGGACGACGTCACCCGGGGCATCGCCGAGGCGCTGATCGCGGCCGGCGACGACTTCCGCTTCGACATGTCCGACCAGGCACCGGCGGCGTTCGGCGGCACCCAGGGTGTCGGTGAGTGGAAGCAGTTGCAGGACTTCCTGAAGAACCCGAGCGATGTCGCGGGCGCCCAGCAAAAGCTGGAGGCGGACGCCGCCAAGGCGTACAAGACCGGCTGA
- a CDS encoding carbohydrate ABC transporter permease, which yields MSAVADNGAAAPRKSVTGTRLWVAVLFLLPALVLLGALVVYPIGYSVWRSLYDAGGDGFVGLDNYVDVFRDDSTLTAVRNTAIWVAVAPAVVTALGLIFAVLTERVRWGTAFKLIVFMPMAISMLAAGIIFRLVYQADPDQGVANAVVTSVHDTFADSSVYPKARPNAQVSDLKASGGGSFTSTGTVEAGTPALLPLVGIAPNRLPGEPRDAKAATGAGVTGTVWLDFKLGGGGEKGRVDAGEKALEGIKVEAVEDGEVVASATTGADGTFTLPAEADGAQLRLPGSNFAAPYNGVDWLGPTLVTPAIIGAYVWMWAGFAMVLIAAGLAGVDRNLLEAARVDGANEWQVFRRITVPMLAPVLVVVLITLMINVMKVFDLVYIIAPQPTQDEANVLALQLFLSSFGGGGNYGLGSAIGIILLLLVVPVMIVNIRRLRKERER from the coding sequence ATGTCGGCCGTAGCGGACAACGGTGCTGCGGCACCGCGCAAGAGCGTGACGGGCACCCGGCTGTGGGTGGCGGTGCTGTTCCTGCTGCCCGCGCTGGTGCTGCTCGGCGCGCTCGTGGTCTACCCGATCGGGTACTCGGTCTGGCGCAGCCTGTACGACGCGGGCGGTGACGGCTTCGTCGGCCTGGACAACTACGTCGACGTCTTCCGGGACGACTCGACGCTGACGGCCGTACGCAACACGGCGATCTGGGTCGCCGTGGCGCCCGCGGTGGTCACCGCGCTGGGTCTGATCTTCGCCGTGCTCACCGAACGGGTGCGCTGGGGCACGGCGTTCAAGCTGATCGTCTTCATGCCGATGGCGATCTCGATGCTCGCGGCCGGCATCATCTTCCGGCTGGTGTACCAGGCGGACCCCGACCAGGGGGTGGCGAACGCGGTCGTGACGTCGGTGCACGACACCTTCGCCGACTCCTCCGTCTATCCCAAGGCCCGCCCCAACGCACAGGTCAGCGATCTGAAGGCGTCCGGCGGCGGTTCGTTCACCAGTACCGGCACGGTCGAGGCGGGCACCCCGGCGCTGCTTCCGCTGGTCGGTATCGCGCCCAACCGGCTGCCGGGCGAGCCGCGGGACGCGAAGGCGGCGACCGGTGCCGGTGTCACCGGCACCGTCTGGCTGGACTTCAAGCTCGGTGGCGGCGGTGAGAAGGGCCGGGTCGACGCGGGCGAGAAGGCGTTGGAGGGCATCAAGGTCGAGGCGGTCGAGGACGGCGAGGTCGTCGCCTCGGCGACCACCGGCGCGGACGGCACCTTCACCCTGCCCGCCGAGGCCGACGGGGCCCAACTGCGGCTGCCCGGATCGAACTTCGCGGCGCCCTACAACGGCGTCGACTGGCTCGGCCCGACACTCGTCACCCCGGCGATCATCGGGGCGTACGTCTGGATGTGGGCGGGCTTCGCGATGGTGCTGATCGCGGCCGGGCTCGCCGGGGTCGACCGGAATCTGCTGGAGGCGGCGCGGGTCGACGGCGCCAACGAATGGCAGGTGTTCCGCCGGATCACGGTGCCGATGCTGGCGCCGGTCCTGGTCGTGGTCCTCATCACGCTGATGATCAATGTGATGAAGGTCTTCGATCTGGTCTACATCATCGCCCCGCAGCCCACCCAGGACGAGGCCAACGTGCTGGCGCTGCAACTGTTCCTGTCGTCCTTCGGCGGCGGCGGCAACTACGGCCTGGGCAGCGCGATCGGCATCATCCTGCTGCTGCTCGTGGTCCCGGTGATGATCGTCAACATCCGCCGGCTGAGGAAGGAGCGCGAGCGATGA
- a CDS encoding carbohydrate ABC transporter permease, producing the protein MSALDTSVRGKRSRASRLASGAAGGALRAFLLVVALFWLVPTFGLLVSSFREPTDIAASGWWKVFSAPAQLTTESYRTLLENDDITSSLFNTIWITVPATLLVVIIGAMAGYAFAWMDFKGRDWWFMVVIALLVVPVQVALIPLSQLFGDIGIFGSITGVVLFHVAFGLPFAIFLLRNFFAEIPRELLEAARLDGAGEARLFMTVVLPLGAPAIASLGIFQFLWVWNDMLVALVFSDSGSQPLTVALQQQVRQFGSNIEVLAPGAFISMVIPLAVFFAFQRQFVSGVMAGAVK; encoded by the coding sequence ATGAGCGCACTCGACACCTCCGTGCGCGGCAAGCGGTCCCGGGCCTCGCGGCTGGCGAGCGGGGCGGCGGGCGGCGCGCTGCGGGCGTTTCTGCTGGTGGTGGCGCTGTTCTGGCTGGTGCCCACCTTCGGTCTGCTGGTCTCCTCGTTCCGCGAGCCGACCGACATCGCCGCCTCCGGCTGGTGGAAGGTCTTCTCGGCGCCTGCCCAGCTCACCACGGAGAGTTACCGCACCCTGCTGGAGAACGACGACATCACCAGCTCGCTGTTCAACACCATCTGGATCACCGTCCCGGCCACCCTGCTCGTGGTGATCATCGGCGCGATGGCCGGGTACGCCTTCGCGTGGATGGACTTCAAGGGCCGCGACTGGTGGTTCATGGTGGTGATCGCGCTGCTGGTGGTGCCGGTGCAGGTGGCCCTGATCCCGCTGTCCCAACTCTTCGGTGACATCGGCATCTTCGGCTCGATCACCGGCGTCGTCCTCTTCCACGTCGCGTTCGGACTCCCGTTCGCGATCTTCCTGTTGCGGAACTTCTTCGCGGAGATCCCCCGGGAGCTGCTGGAGGCGGCGCGGCTCGACGGCGCGGGCGAGGCCCGGCTGTTCATGACGGTCGTCCTGCCGCTCGGCGCCCCGGCCATCGCCTCGCTGGGGATCTTCCAGTTCCTGTGGGTGTGGAACGACATGCTGGTGGCGCTGGTGTTCTCCGACTCCGGCTCCCAGCCGCTGACGGTCGCCCTCCAGCAGCAGGTACGGCAGTTCGGCAGCAACATCGAGGTGCTGGCGCCGGGCGCCTTCATCTCGATGGTGATCCCGCTGGCCGTGTTCTTCGCGTTCCAGCGGCAGTTCGTGTCCGGCGTGATGGCGGGCGCGGTGAAGTAG